The DNA window CGGAGTAGTTCTCCCTGAGCTTAGCTTCGGCTTCGTAGAGTATGTGTTTCCTTGGGGCTATTATAAGCGCTCTTTTTCCAGCCTTGGCGAGCTCGGCAATGTGTTTTAGGAGAACATGGTTCTTGCCAACTCCTTGATCGGATGCATCAATGAGGAGATCGACCTCTTCGATGAGCCTCTCCACGTCAGCCTCGTGGCGTTTCCTCCGCCCTTTAATGTCCGTGTATTTCGGCTCCCCGGTCTTCACGCTTCCGTACTTCCAAGAGGGATAGCACCCAGAGGACCAGAGAGGAATTTCAGCATTGCCGTTGTCAATAACGAGGTAGAACTTCTTCGAGTTTTCGTCCTTCCTTACGTACGCACTCCCATCGGTCAGGTACTTGAGAATGTCACTAGCATGTTCCTTGAATTGCTCCGGAATCATCTTCCTAACGAGGTCTTTTAAGCTATATTTCATTTCGTCAAGCTCTTCTCTGGAGTTGAACCTTAGAATAGAAACTCCGAGCGGGAAAACAACGAGAACATCTATTGGGAACATATTAAAAATTGTCGCGTAGTGGAAGGCCTTGAAGTACTTAGAAAGGGCTTTGTAGAGGGACTTGAAGTTGTCTGGGCTCAGAGAAATTGCTCTAAGGGCCAGTTCCTTAACGTTGTAGTAATCAAAGTTGACGCTCCACACGACGCTTGAGAGGTCTGCACCCAGAAAACCCACCGATACCTTGAAGTCTCCAATGGCGAGGGGCTCAATGCCACTGAAGGCTATGAAGTCCGGATAGAGGTATTTCTCGTAAGAAGTCGGTATTCTGAGCGGAGGCTGCAACAAGAACTCGGGGTATCGTCTTCTGAGGAGCTCTCCTGTTTTTCTTCCAAGTTCAAGCAGGGCAAGGATGTTCATCTTGTCGGTTTTTGTCAAATCCAACTCTTCAACATTGATCTTTCTCGACCTCTTACCGGACTGAAATGTCTTGTAATATTCGAGGAACTCGGCCAGCGGTTCTTTGGAGGAGAGTATTCTATCGTAAAAGTCCACGTATTTCATTGCCAGCTCCCTTGCCTCAACGAGAAGCCCCTCATCCCGGGGTTCCTCCATAAAATCTTCGAGGAAAGCTTCCTCAGGCAGAACATATGCCTTCTCTGCAATGGCTCTATTAACGCCCAGCTCAAAAGCCTCACCGTAGAGGATTGGGATATCTTTTCTACTCACCCTCAACACCTCCGAGGAGAAGGGAAGGACGCATGAGCCGTCTGGAAGTGTCGGGATAAGGGGAATAGAACAGCCGTTTTATCCCCAAAAAACTCGCCATTCCTTTTTCGTCTCCCATGCCAAGAAGGAAGAGCAGCTCTTCGTCTCTTGGCAGTGGCTTCGACGAGAATATCATTACTGGATGCCGGTAAAGCATCGAACGCTCACTTGGCTCTGAATCATTGGATTTCCGTCTCTTTCCCTTCTTTCCAACGGTGAGAAAGACCCTGCAGTTGTGGCCATCGTAGCTTAAAACTGCAACATCCCATTTGTTGCCAAGAACATCCCAGACTCCATCAATACTAAGCATAAGACCATCCCAATCCACGAAAACGCCCCCAACCTGCCCCATTAGGCCAAAGTACTCCGAGTTCGCGAGGTTTTGGATGTGAATAAGGTGTATATCCCCGGACGAGCCAATCCCCCTAAGAAGGTCGTTGAATATCTCGTTTGCGCTGTTCATTTCCCCCCCAGGGTTATCCCTTCTGAAAACGAAGTCCTCAAGGAGGAAGCGAACCCTACCGCCCTTGTCAGGACCGTACTTGGAAGTCCTCAGGAGGCGAAGGTACTTTGCATTCTCTCCTCTGTCGAGAAGTGCACTTGCAGAAACGCTGTGGGCCTTAGCGCTAACCTTCACTTCCCTATCGTTGATTTCCAGGATGTAGCCAGCTGTGGAAGTGTTTCTGAAGGACATAGCGGAATAATATTCCTTGGAACTAGCGAGAGAGCCCATGTTTGGCTTCTTTTCCTTGGAGTCAGTCTTTTTGGACAGCTGATATTTAATCCTTTCAGCGCCGTAGTACCTCACGACTCTTTTACAGAGATTCCTTGAGATACATTTTTTTGAGACATGCTTGAAAACGACTCCTCCGAAGCCAGTGTCAAAGGTGTAGAGGTGAACAGGTTCTAGCCCATGAACATCAATTTTTAGGGCCTCTTCTGTTGGGACTTTTGCATATGGATAATGATCCTTGTTGAAGTTTTGGACGTTCACTTTGGTTCTGGCCCTAGTTCTGTAAATCTTATCAAAGGTTTCAATGCCATCAAGGAGATGGTAGTAATAGTCGTGGAAGACCGTGTTGCGAACGTTTGACCTTGTACCAAGGTAGTTGAGGAAAACTAAATGGCCAGTGAAGTTCTCAAAGCCCTCAACGGTGATCCTTCCCTCGAGAAGGGCGTATATTACGGCGGAGTCGAAGGTTGCCTTGACAACGTTCGGCCAGTCAAGTCCTGTCTTTCTCGTTCGTCCAATCCTATAGCCGGACTTCTGGAGTAGCACTAAAACCTCCCTAGGGAGGTAATAGGAGTTAGCCATCAGAAGAGTCAAAAAGCCCTCAAGACTCTCAGGTGCTTCCACCATCTTTCCTGCGACAGTTACGAGGTATGTCGTTTTTGGAACTCTGTCAATCTTAGTTGGAGTAATCCTCGCCACTTTCTCCAAGCTTCCGCTCGCCTTTTGAATGTAGAGAGGAAGCACTTTAAGGCCAGAGCCAAGCCGTCCCCGGGGGATTATCTCGCCTAGCATCTCATTGACCCTTGAAATTACATCCTGTTGCAAGCTGAACAGCTCATCGAGGTCTTCCAGTGTGAGCCAGCCTATCTCATAGTGCTCAAGGAACTCCCGGACGTTTCTGTCGTCGGCATTCTCAAGAAGAACTCGAAGAACGCTTTTCTCCTTATCCCAGCCCTCACCGTAGAGCGGAACGGAGTAGAATCGCTCGAAGATATCTCCAGCGGGAAACGTGGCCATGTGGGTTCTTCTCAAGATTCCAGGAAAAGAGGGAAAGCCCTTGCCTTCGTAGGTGAACTTATCCAGCCCATCAACGATGTCCAAAAGAAGGTGATACTTTTCCGCGCCTTTTTTCTCCTTTGCTCTTCTTACCTCTCCAGAAAGGGATAGGTGCTCAAAATAGGCATCCCAGAGCCTTGAATAAATTTCATTGTCGAAAGCCTTCGAGAGAACTTCCTCATAATAAGCCATAATCGCATCGCGAGAGTCCACGCTCTTTATGAGAAGCCCTGCAGGAGTTCCTTCCCTTTTGTGGGTCAGCCTTCCCCACGTCACGACGAACTCGACGTAGGGAGGCTCTATGTCAGAGGTCTTGCGAACACCCCTAAATAGGGGCTTAATTTGTAGAGAATATTTGACTCTGTCTCTTCCAGCCAGAATCCCAAGAAGCTTCTCAGCGAGTCTGTACCTTTCGATGAGGAGTTTCTCCCTGTAGTTCTCATCTCTCGTCCCCTTCGTCGGAATTCCGTTTGCGCTAAGAATTTTCCGGAATTTCCACTCATATGTTGGTGCGAAGTAAACACCTGAACTCAAGTATTCCTTAAAAGCGTTCACGAGACTCTCTTCAAAATTGGAACTTTCAGACGTAAACACAACCCTATCCACCAACGGTGAATCACCAACGAACTTAGGCAAATAAAGAATAAAAAGCTTTTGAAGAGAACCTTAAACCGCCTTCCAGAACGGATCCTGCTGAGCCTTCACCTTCGCCGTCATCTTGAGGGCCCTTATATCGGTCTCATCCAGCTCGTTCTTGAGCTGCTTGGCGAGGATTATGACGTCGTTCTTGCTCAGGTCAACGTAGAGCGTCTCCCCCGGGTGGATGTGTCTGCCGACCATCGCACCCTCGATGGCTATCGCCACCGCGTCGCCCTTCTTGGCCTCCTGGACGAAGTCGTTCTTGTTCTTGATGGACTTGATGACGCCGACCTTCTGGCCGTTCTGCTTGATGAGCGCCACTCCAGGTCTTATGCGGCCCTCCACGACTTCGATGCCGACTATGGCCGGATGGCTCCTCCTGAAGACATAGCGCTCGTCCGGGTAGAGCCTTATGACGCCCGGGAAGGTGACCTTGCTGAGCAGCTCACGCTTCTTCTTCTCCTCTTCAGCTTTGACCCACTCCTCGTAGTCCTCGATGAGCTTGTAGATGATGTTGCCGGTGAATATCGGCACCCCCTTGGCCTTGGCGACCTCCGCAGCGTCATCGTTCACCTTGACGTTGAACCCGAGGACGACGCCGTATTTGGGCTCCTCGTCCTTGACGCTCAGAGCCTCCATCACGTCGGTCTTGCTGATGTTTCCAACGTCGGCCTTTCTTATCGGTATGTTCTTTTCCTGGAGTTCCTTGCTTAGTGCTTCGAGGCTTCCGAGGGTGTCGGCCTTGACTATGACGCCCACCTTGCCGGTGCTTATGACGACGCTCTGTATCTGGCCGAGTATCTCCTCCCTGGCCTTCTCGACCTCCTCCTCGGAGCGGGCCGCTATGACCGGCGAACCAGCCAGGGCGTCCTCAAGACCGGGGGCGGCTATCTTTATACCCGCCGCGGCGGCGACCTCGTCAACCTGGTCGAAGCGGAACCTTGGATCGCGTATCTCGTCGAGGGGCTTGGGCTTGAGCAGCGCACGGATTTTCGTCACTATCGCCTTGTCCTTTCCTCCAACCACTATCGTGTCGTCCTTCCTCAGCGTGCCGTCGTAGATTATGACGTCTATGGTGGTTCCGAGGCCGAGCTCTTCGCGCACTTCGAGGATCGTGCCGCGCGCCGGGCCCTCGACCTCGATCTTAAGCTTCTCCTCAAGGTACTTCTGGCTGAGGCCGGCTATGAGGACGAGAAGTTCCGGAACGCCTATTCCGTACCTGGCCGAAATCGGGACTATGGCAAGCTCGCGGGTGAAGTCCTGAACGCGGTCGAAGCGGTTGGCGTTAAAACCAAGCTCGTAGAACTTGCCTATAAGCTCCCAGAGCTTTGTCTCAAGCTCCTGCTGAGCCCTCTGGTCCTGCTTCTTGATGTTAACAAGGAAGGGCTCATCTTCCTCCACCTTCCACCCCTTAATCCTGTCGATCTTGTTGGCAGCAACTATGAACGGCGTCCTGTACCTCCGAAGTATCTCGATGCTCTCTATCGTCTGCGGCTGGAAGCCCTCGTTGATGTCGACTATCAGAACGGCCAGGTCAGCCAAGCTTCCGCCCCTCGCGCGCAGGCTCGTGAATGCCTCGTGGCCGGGTGTGTCGATGAAGAGCAGTCCAGGAAGCTTTATCTCACCCTTCCAGAGTTTGATGAGTGGCCCCGCGAGCCCCCTGACGGTCTCGATGGGAACCTCGGTCGCACCGATGTGCTGGGTTATTCCGCCCGCTTCCTTGCCGGCGACGTTGGTCCGCCTTATCCTGTCGAGGAGCGTCGTGTTGTGGACGAGTATTCCGTTGGCGACGAAGTTGTGGGTCTCGGTGGTTAGGTCGTAGACATAGCCGTCGTAGTCGAACTCCTCTATCTCCTCAACGGGGATGAAAACGAAGTTCTCGGCGAGGTTGCGAACATAGGCGACATCGCTTGAATCGAACTCCCTGTTGCGCCAGACCTCAAGGAGCTCCCTTCCAAGTTCTGTGAGCTTTCCGTCCTTTATCAGGCCGTCCTTTTCGAGGGCTTTGAGGTAGTTGTGGTCCCTGGACTTGCCCTCAAGCACCGCGAGCTTCCTTGCGAGCGTTGGGGAGCCCTTCTCGATTGCATCGAGAATCCTCATCAGGGTCTCGTAGCTCGGCGCCTCGTTGGACTCGTACTTTGAGTAGAACGGAACGAAGGAGTTGAGCTCCGTCCTCGTGAACCCAAAGAGGAGCCTGAGGCGCTTGAGCTCCTCGAATATCGGGTAGGTTTCGCTCTTCTTGCTCCTCACTATCACCCTTTCAAGGCGCTCGGCTTTCTCCTTCACAGTAAACCCGATGAACCGCCTGAACGCCTCAAGGTTCCTCCTGCCTGAAATCACAAGGGTGGTGTATTCCGAACGGTAGAGCTTTGAAACTATGCCGAACCTGAGAAGGACGAGTGAAAGCCCCTCAAGGAACTCCTGTGAGGCGCTCGTCACTTCGATTCTGACGTCCTTGAGGCTTACGTGTCCGTCGGTGTCGAAGTATCCCCTGAGGAACTCTGCAACGTATTCCCTCGGTGCGACGAAGAGAACGTTCGGAACCCTTATGCTCCTCGCCTTCTGCCTCTCTGGATAGTCAAAGAGGGTGCGGATGAGCCTTATCAGGGCGTTCTTTCCCTTCCTGATTTCAATCTCCCACGAGGTTTTTCTCCTCACCCTGACGAGCTCGACACCAAGGGCCTCCACTGCCTTGAGCCTCTCAAACACCTCAACGTCGTTGTTGGCTATCTTCTCCTGGCTCCCATCGCCAAACATAACGCCGGCGAAGTAGAAGAGAGCCTTCCATTCATCGTCCGTTTTCGGGAGCCTGATGTAGTGGACCGGCTTGCCCGAGCGGTGAATTCTCGGTGTGAAAGCTATTCTCTCAACTCTCTCCCAGAGGCCCTCAATGTCTTCAGCGCGGAAAACGTTGGAGCGGACTTTGTACTCCTTTTCTCCTTTGAATCTGTCCCTAATCTCATTGAGGACGTCTTCCTCAAGCTTCACTATAAGTTCTGGAGTCGAGAGCTTGGTTCTCACAAAGCGCTCAAAGACCCCCTTATTCTCGTTGGCGTGAAGGAACCTTGGAACTGCGACGTAGTCACCGGGTCTGAGCTCGTCGGCCCTCTTCCATCCCCTCGTCGTGAGGAAGGGATGCTCTGGAGTAACCGAAACACTGTGCCAGTTCTTCAGTCTGACCCTCACCATCTTGCTCCTGTGCCTGAGGCGCCACACGTGGGTTCCCGTACGGAGGGAAACCCTCGCGTCTCCCCCTGCGGCCGTTATCGGGAGTGAAAGCTCCCTGATTTCCTTTTCATCGTCGTGCTCAACAACCCTCTTTCCCATCCTGAAGAGCTCTTCGAGCGTTATCCTTCCAAGGTCCGGGACGACGACGGTCTCGCTCGGGAGCAGGCACTTGCCGTGGTCAACGTGACCGAGAACCGCTATAATCGGTTGCCTAATCCTCTTGGTCATCCCCATCACCTAAGCCTAACTCCGGGCAGGCCTTTTAAAGGGTTCGGGGCAAGAATTAAAAAGCCCCGTGGTAACCTCCAACGGTGGTGGCATGATAGCGCTCGCACTTGGGGCGATTGTTGGATTCACGATGGCCGCCGCGGCAGGAAGGCTGAAGGGAAGGCTCAATGAGCTGACGATCGCGATACTCGTTCCCCTTCTCACGTACATAGTAGCGGACGGCTTTCACGGCGGCTGGACCGGCAACGTTTTCATCTCCACCCCCCTCGGCGACTTCACGCCGGATGAGATGATAGGCCTCGATACGTTTCTGGCACTCCTCCTCTCGCTTCTCTACGTCCACATCCGGGGGAGGCGGGCGTTGAGCATAGACGAGTTCCCGAGCTTCGCATCCTTTGCAACGGCCATGATTGGGCTCGCCATAGGACTCTCCGCGGGTTCCTGGCACGTCCTCCTGGTTCCGGGCCTCGCGGTTTATGCCCTCCTCGTCTGGCTGTCGCTGAGGAACCCGTTCACATTCCTCAACGCAGTGCCCTGCGGGGGTGAGGCGGCCGGGGTCGCCCGGGAACTGGGCTTTGAGTGCCTAACCGACCGCGAGAGTCTGGGGATCCTCAAGGTTGAGAAACACATCCTCATCGGAGGAAAGGCGATGGAGATGTTTCCGAGATGGAAGGAGGTCGCCGGATGCATCGCCCGTGTCCCCGCTTCGGGCGGGGGCTTCAGGGTTGGCGTGTACCTCCTGTACCTGCTTCCGGTTCCAGTCGGCCTGGTGCTTGGCGAGGGACTGCTGGCGGCCGCGGTTCTGGTATCCCTGGCCTTCGTTATTCACGTTCTCTCAACTGTGCTGATGGTCAGCTCCACCAAAAAGAGGCTCCCTGAGGGATGCAGGGAGGTTACAGAGGAATACCGGCAGTTCTTCAGGAAGAACAAAAAGCGGAGCAGGTTTGATGCCGTGGTGGACTGAGTCCACCCTGAATCATCTCTCAAGGCAGTTCATGCTGTCGAGGTACTCCCTCTTCCCCTTTGCATGGGTGTGGTAGAACCAGTCGGCGGCCTTGCAGTACTCAAAGATCTCCTCAGGCTTGAAGTAAAGGCTTATCTCCCTCTCGGCGCTCTCCGGGCTGTCCGAGGCATGGATTATGTTGTATATCGAGTCTCCGATGTCGAGGCCGTAGTCGCCCCTTATGCTTCCGGGCTCCGCATCCTTCGGGTCTGTGGCGCCGCACATCTTCCTGACGACGCTTATCGCGTAGCGCCCCTCGACGACCATCACGACGCTCGGGGCCTTGGTGATATAGTCGATGAGCGGCTCAAAGAAGGGCTTTCCTCTGTGCTCCTCGTAGTGCTTCTCCGCCAGCTCACGGTCGACCCATATCATCTTCATTCCAACGATTTTAAGTCCCCTCTTTTCAAACCTGGAGATTATTTCGCCCATCAGTCCGCGGACGACTGCGTCGGGCTTGAGTATAACGAGCGTCCTCTCTATCTTCCTCTCGGCCATTGGCAACACCAAAACTGCTTGGATTACTACTTAATAGGTTTTGCGGCCCGCTATTCCCTACGCTTGAAAACGAACTCACAGTAATCCGAGCCCATAGCCTGGCATTTTACCTCCTCCCCCTCCCACTGCTCCCCGGTGAACTCAGACAAGAGCTGGGCAATTTCACCGGCATAGTGGACGTGGAATGGATATGCGTGCCCAGTGCTCCTCGGAAAGAGGTTCTTGCCCCTCATGATCACTATGCCCTCGCCGATTTCGACCAGCTCCAGCCTTCCCCCGCCACTGGACTCCGTCATAGTTGAGGAGGTCTCCAACGCCTCCCTGAGTGAGGTATGATAGTTCCGTATCGCTTTGCCTATTCCAAAGAACTCCTTCTTGCCCCAGAGGTAGAGGAAGCGCTTTCCTTCCTCGGGGCCGAGGTATTCATAGACGAACTCTATCAGCGACGCCTCGCTCTTTTCGTCTATTATTTGGACCCTAGAATTTCCAAGCCATAGATTTCCCTCTTCGTCCAGCCAGAGATCCTTCCTCATCGATTCGAGGGTTTCGTGCCTTCCCCATATGGGCTCAAGTCCCCTCTCGGTTTTAACGTATGGTATCCTCGGAACCGCTATCTTCATCGGCTGGAGGGAGCGGCGCACGGTTATGTACCCCTCCCTCACGTCGAGAACGTAGTCAAAGGGCATCAGGCCGGCGGTCAGGTCACTCCCTTCAAACACATCCTCCGAAAAGGCACCGAATGTCTGGAATCCCCTGCTCTTTATCGAGTTCACAAGTCTAACTATGGCCCTAAGGTACGTCTTGGGATTGGACTGAAGGGTGTAGAGAACGTTGAGGTCGTCTATAACAAGAAAGTCAAAATCGCCACTGACCATAGTATCTCGTATCACGGCGGATGTTATTCCAAGGTCAAGGGGATTGGAGAGCACATTAACGCCCTGAATCCTCTCGACTCCATAGAGGTTAGAAAAGCCATCGAGTATCCTCAGCATTCCGGTTTCTACGAAGGGAGAATAGTCAATGTTGTAGTGAAGGAGTTCCTTCCTCAACACGTCAACGGACTGCCGAAACTCCACCAGCAGAACCCGGTAGCCAGCGTTAAGAACATTGGAAACAAGTTGGTGCATTAGGATAATATTGTCCCTGCAGATTGAGCCAATAAAGGCTACACTTGATCCTTCCTCAATGCCCCCTCCAAACATTTCATCCAGCCGTTCCATTCCCAACGGAATCATGAGATTCCCTCGGGTTACAAGTGTATCGAAGGATTTATAACAATTACGACTATTTCCCCAGACCATTGAAACGGGCTGCCTACGGGGGCAAGCTTTAACCCTTCATATTTCCAGGTACCAAACAAAAACTAATTGGAGCGAAAAGCACCCACAGGACCGACCTCCTCTCCGGCCGGAAGGGCAAGGTTCTTGAAAGGACGCCTTACGGCGCTTTCAAAAGAAAATGTAGCGGCTCAACCATTCAACAAACGATCAAAGGAAACCAGAGTGTGCAGACACCAAAAGGGCACACAAACATTCGGAAGAAAAGAAAGAAATCACTTCTTCCTCTTGGCCCTCTGAAGCCTGGCCTCCTGGAAGGCCTTGGTCCACTTGAGCTTCCTCGGGTTCCTGCCCATGAAGTAGTACTTCTCGCACTTGCTGGAGCAGAAGAACAGGACTCTGCCGTCGTTCCTGACGTACATCTTGCCCGTTCCCGGCTCGAACTCCTTTCCGCAGTAGGAGCAGACGTTCCACCTGGCCATCGCGATTACCTCCTGGTCCTAATCTCCCTAGCCTCACGCTCGGTCTCCCTGAGGATGACTATGTCGCCGACGCGAACCGGGCCCTTGATGTTCCTCCTGATGACCCTGCCCTTGTCGCGGCCTTCCAAAACCCTAACCTTGACCTGAGTAACGCCACCGGTGACGCCGGTTCTGGCAACGATCTCAATAACCTCAGCCGGGTATCCTTCGTCGCTCATTTCTCACACCCCTTAACCTAAAAATCCCTCGCACGGATGAACTTAAACCTTTCCTACGGTGAAGGAAGGAAAAGGAGCTCACTTCATGAGCTCCCTGACCTTCATAGCGATGTCCTCAACGAGCTCGCGGCCCTTGCCGGGCTCGACGATGGCGACGCTGGCAGAGGGAACCTCAATACCAGCGGCGGCACCGAGCTCCTTCTTGCTCGGAACGTAAATGTACGGAATCTCCTTCTCCTCGCACAGCGGCGGGAGGTGGGCAACTATCTCCTCCGGGTCAACGTCCTCAGCGATGACAACGAGCTTGGCCTGGCCTCTCTCAACGGCCTTGGTGGTCTCGTTGGTACCCTTCCTAATCCTTCCGGTGTCGCGAGCGAGCTCGACGGCCTCAAGGGCCTTCTCGGCAAGCTCAGCCGGAACCTCAAACTTGACGTAGCTTGGCTTCGCCATCTTTCATCCCTCCGAAACCTCATCGTTCATCGAGTTTTGCGTGCTCAATTCCGGAGGAGGCTTTAAAAGGATTTCGATAGGAAACGATTTAAGCCCTAAACCGAAACGAATACCATGTCTGAGGCTATGAAGATGTACGAGTTCCTTAAGGCCCTTCCCCCGGAACTCCGGGAAAGGTTTGAGGTAGACCTCATGAAGGCAGAACTGGAGAAGGAGGTAAATCACCTCATTAAGACTTTAAAGCCCGGATTTGGCGGGAAATCCACCTCAAAGGAGCTTGATGAATACGCCGATGAGGTGTATGAGTCTTGATGTATCTGGACACCAACATAATCTACAATTATATCTTTGAAACGGAACTAACAACGTACGCCACCGAGGTCCTTTCCGCTCCGGAGCCAAAAATAATCTCCGACACTGCCATAAGTGAGGCCATTTTCGTGACCCTCAGAAAACTTGCCAAAGACGAGTACGGGATAAACTCAACAAAAAGCCTGAGAGAAGCTTTAAAATCCAACAAGGTCCCTCCGGAGATTCTTTCAAAGGCATACAGCTACGTAAAGGCAACATTGGCATTCCACAACGTTGTGACAATACCGGAAAACGTCAGTTGGGAGGACACCATCATACTCGCCCAAAAGTACCATCTACTGCCGAACGATGCCCGCATCCTCGCAACGCTACTGACCAACGGCGCGGACAAACTGGCAACTCTGGATAAGGATTTTCAGAACGTGTCCGGTGTTGTAGAATTGTGCCCAAAAAGTTTCTGGAAGTAAGGATCAGCAGCGGCCAAGCTCCTCATTCCCCGGGGGGGTCGGAAAGGGAAAAGAAAGGCTCATCACGACCGGGTCTTTCACGATGATTCCCTGCCGTAGCCCCGGTATATCTCAAGGCTCCTCCTCGCCCTCGCGCGGGGGATGCTGTGACCCATGAGGGCGACTATCTTATCGGCCTTTGCCTTTCCGTGGTGGAGCATCTTGGTCTCGGTCTTTATCTTCTCGACCCGGAAGGCGTAGCCGCCGACCTCCAGAACCTCGCCGACGACGAACTCCTCGTTTCTCGGCACCTTCACTTTGAAGGCCTGGGTTACGCCCTTCGGCAGATATATGGATACCTTGATGACCTTCGGATAGGTTAGGCTCTCACCCCAGAGGGTTCTTATCTCGCCTATCTCTGCCTTCTCCACGCGCCTGTCGCCCTCAAGCTCTATGCCAGTTATCCTGACCTCATCGTCTTCGGTCTCGACTATGTCACCCACCCGTATTTCCTCGCCCTCCGGCAGTTCGACGGAGGTTCTGAAACTCCTCTCGTGCTTGCTCACAATGAGCGGAACCTTGATGAGCTTTGGAAGGGTTATCATCCACACGTTGCCGCACTCGTTGCAGCGGAGGGTGAGCTCCCTTCCCCTCTCCTTGATGACCTCAACGTCATCGCTACCACACTCTGGACAGATGAAGTACTCCTCCATGTCTCTCACCAGTGGGAAGAAGAGGGGAGGCGTTTATAAAGATACTCACTCCTTCAGAAAAACCCGGTAGGTTCTCCCTTCCTTGGTGCGGGTTATCAGCCCCTTCTCCTCCATCTCGCGGAGGATTATGCTGACCTTGGCCTTCGAAACACCGAGTTTTTGGGCGAGTTCACTCTGAAGAACCGGACCCTCCCTCAGCAGGGCGAGTATCCTCTCCTCGTCGCTCCTCAGGTGCGTGAGCTCCTCCTCGCGCTTCCTCTCCCGGTAGAGTATGTAGCCGTAAACAGAACCGCCGCCGATGAGGAGACCGGCTAGGAAGATGCCGACGTAAAGCCACGGGGAGGGAGGTTTTGGAACGGTTATCTCGCCGGAGAAGCCAACGATGAAGTAAAATTCGTCCCCTGGCCGGACGTTGCTGCGCTTCCATTCCAGGAGAAGCCGGTCGGTTGAACTCTCGACCCTGTCCGGGGAGGGGATTATCGGCGAGAGTATCGCGTAGCCTCTCGGGACGAGCAGCTGCATGTGGAAGACGCCGACGGGCTGGCTGAATTTGATGTAGTACGTGAACTGCTCGTTTCCACCGTTCTCGCTTATCATGCCCCTCGTCGTGAAAGTTAGCCCTATCCGGGCACTCTGCCCCTCCCTGAGGGTGGGAAAGGTCATGTAAACGGCGTTGGTCCCGCCAAGAACTTCCCTCACGGTTACGTTTATCTTCTCCACCCTATTCCCAAGGTCGAGCACGGCGCTCGCGTTTTCAACTGGATAAGCGGTGTAGATGACGTACTGACTGAGGTTCGTGTACGGCGTCAGGTCTATCTCAACGGTCTCGCGGATGCTGTTCTGGTCTATCACCTCAAAATAGACCCCGTAGGCGTTTATCTCGTAGTCGTACTCCCCCGCACTTACCAGCGGGAGGAAAATGAGGGACAGAATCAGGAATAACCCAATTAGAGCTGGCTTCCTTCCTCGGGGTTTTTGATTTTCAGCAGCGGGCATACTTCCATACACTCCCTGCAGTGGGTGCAGAGCTCACCGTTCACGACGATTTTCTTGCTCCTCTCGTCTATGCTGAGCGCCCCCTCGGGGCACTTGCCGACGCAGACACCGCATCCAACGCACTCGTAGGCCCTCTTGACGAGATAGTATGCCTCCATGGCCTCGCTGAACTCGTCCGTGTAGGCACCGTCCGGTCTAAATGTAATATCGCCCGCCCTTA is part of the Thermococcus sp. 21S7 genome and encodes:
- a CDS encoding PIN domain-containing protein, with protein sequence MYLDTNIIYNYIFETELTTYATEVLSAPEPKIISDTAISEAIFVTLRKLAKDEYGINSTKSLREALKSNKVPPEILSKAYSYVKATLAFHNVVTIPENVSWEDTIILAQKYHLLPNDARILATLLTNGADKLATLDKDFQNVSGVVELCPKSFWK
- a CDS encoding HVO_0476 family zinc finger protein, with the translated sequence MEEYFICPECGSDDVEVIKERGRELTLRCNECGNVWMITLPKLIKVPLIVSKHERSFRTSVELPEGEEIRVGDIVETEDDEVRITGIELEGDRRVEKAEIGEIRTLWGESLTYPKVIKVSIYLPKGVTQAFKVKVPRNEEFVVGEVLEVGGYAFRVEKIKTETKMLHHGKAKADKIVALMGHSIPRARARRSLEIYRGYGRESS
- a CDS encoding MarR family transcriptional regulator; this encodes MPAAENQKPRGRKPALIGLFLILSLIFLPLVSAGEYDYEINAYGVYFEVIDQNSIRETVEIDLTPYTNLSQYVIYTAYPVENASAVLDLGNRVEKINVTVREVLGGTNAVYMTFPTLREGQSARIGLTFTTRGMISENGGNEQFTYYIKFSQPVGVFHMQLLVPRGYAILSPIIPSPDRVESSTDRLLLEWKRSNVRPGDEFYFIVGFSGEITVPKPPSPWLYVGIFLAGLLIGGGSVYGYILYRERKREEELTHLRSDEERILALLREGPVLQSELAQKLGVSKAKVSIILREMEEKGLITRTKEGRTYRVFLKE